TAAAATTATTAAAATCTTCAAACACCCAATCGTTCTTTAACGTCCGATAAATAATGGTTAAAAGCTTTCTTGCAGTAGCAATAATTGCTTTACCGCTTCCTTTTTTGGCTTTGAGCTTTAAATAAAATGAGCGTAAATAGGGGTTGTAGCGTATAGCAATCAATGCACATTGCACCAACGCTGTCCGGGCAATCTTATTGCCCATTTTGGTTATCCGGCCATAGTGAGTAGTTTTGTTAGAAATATGTACCCGCGGCACAATACCAATATAAGCGGCTAATTTATGGTCTCCGCCAAAATCATTGATGTCACCGATGGTATTGAGAAGAATTGTCGCTGAAATGTCCCCTATCCCGGTTATATTTGTTAAGTTCTTATGCCCCTTTAGCTTTTTGCCCCGTCCTTTTAATTCTTCATCTATCTCTTCTATGGCTTTGTTGAGATTACGCAGCTCCCTGATTATTATCCTTAGCTCAAATAATGAATCTTCATCAAGTTCATACTTTAAAACCCTATCCAGATTCTTCTCTGAAGCGAATATCTCTCTTTTGGTAACAATACCGTTGGCGTTAAGTATGTTGTGGATTTTGTTCTTCAGTGCTGTCCGTAATTTAACAAACTTATCCCTTGTGCCGATCAAACTGCTTAATTGTGCCTCTTTCTTACTCTTCATTCTCACTTCTGGTATCAGTCCTTTACTTAAATATTTCGCGATTGTTTTCGCATCCCTTTTATCGGTCTTTTTTACCGACTGTGAGATAATCTTAAACTGAGTGGGGTTGATTATCTTAACCCCTCCTACCCGGTCTTTTATCTCCCTCACAAAATAGCCAGTGTTGCCTGTGGATTCCACGGCTACTTCATCATCTCTGGTAAGGGTTTGCTTAAAAGCTTCTATCCCTTCTTTGCTAACCTTAAAACTTTTAAGCTCTTTACCCTTTCTGCTTAAATAACAAACCGTAAAGGTGTTCTTGTGTAAATCTACCCCAATGTAGCGCTTCATTTTCTACCCCCTTTCTTTTTTATATTACCTATAGTCTTGAGAGTAGAATTTAAGTCGGTGAACACCATCCTCCTATCCAGGGTCACTTAAGCCCTATGGTGACTGTTCGGTTATAGGCTTGATTAATCTCCTTCTCGAGGTCAATTAAGCCTCATGGAAACACACAACCTATAACCTATCTACTCCAGACTATTAGTTTATTTTACCCATAATCCGGAGCTTTCACCAACTGTCATTGAGCAATTATCGTATCATCTCCTTTTTGTCTTTCGTAATACCCTCTACCCAAAAACTCAATTACTTCCTGCTCTAATAATTCCTGAAGAATAATCGCCGCTGCTTTTTTGATCAATTCACTTAGAAGAAATTTTCTGCTATTTACCCCATTTAGTAACTTTTCTAACTCCTTGCGCATTCTTTGACTTACTGGTATCCTTTTCATGGGTGGCCTCCTT
This region of Methanophagales archaeon genomic DNA includes:
- a CDS encoding IS110 family transposase, coding for MKRYIGVDLHKNTFTVCYLSRKGKELKSFKVSKEGIEAFKQTLTRDDEVAVESTGNTGYFVREIKDRVGGVKIINPTQFKIISQSVKKTDKRDAKTIAKYLSKGLIPEVRMKSKKEAQLSSLIGTRDKFVKLRTALKNKIHNILNANGIVTKREIFASEKNLDRVLKYELDEDSLFELRIIIRELRNLNKAIEEIDEELKGRGKKLKGHKNLTNITGIGDISATILLNTIGDINDFGGDHKLAAYIGIVPRVHISNKTTHYGRITKMGNKIARTALVQCALIAIRYNPYLRSFYLKLKAKKGSGKAIIATARKLLTIIYRTLKNDWVFEDFNNFKLTSASKGYHLSPA